Below is a genomic region from Spirosoma radiotolerans.
CCGACGACGCCCACATCGGTATGGATTTTAAGGAAAATCCAACGGGGCTTGACCAGGAAGGTTTCCAGTTTTGTAATCTTTACCTTACTATAATCGGCAAAGTGGCCTGGGCTAACTGCATACGACGATTTCGGTAACGCCATTACGCCCATACCCGTAACACCTAAAACGGACTGTATAGCCGCCCGCCGGGATATGCCGGTTTTTCTGTTCGATGATTTCATTCTGTTCTGAGTTAAGGAATTCAGTCAGTTTAATCGTTTAAGCAATTGTCGAAAAAAAATAGTTGTGGAACTCTTCTATGGCCTGTGTCCTCACAGGCCAGTTATGCGTCAGCTACTGTGAGCCATTTGGTAGAGTGGCCTTTGTCCTCGCAGGCCATGGAAGAGCTCCACAACTAGTGCTCTACGGCCTGATGATTGTTCCATCCATTCGGCGCACCTGCCAGTTGGACTTGGTGGTGATGGGATACTTGGCCGCTTCCTTCTCGTTGATGTCTACCCCTAAACCCGGTACTTCGTTGACCGACATGTAGCCCTTGTCCATCGTCGGACAACCGCTGAAAACAGCTTGCGTCTTCTCCGAAAAAGCCACCGCTTCCTGAATCCCAAAGTTCCACACCGCCAGATCGATGTGCGCGTGGGCCGCGTGGCCCACCGGCGACACATCCCCCGGTCCGTGCCAGGCCGTCCGTACGTTGAACCACTCGCCCAACCGGGCCACCTTCATGGCCGGGGTGATGCCCCCAATCTGAGAAACGTGAATCCGGATGTAGTCAAACCACTGGTTGACCATGGGCTCCTTGAACTCATTGATGTTGTTGAACAATTCGCCCATTGCGATGGGCACCGTGGTGGTCTGCCGCAGTTGGGCAAACCACTTCATGTTCTCGGGCGAGAAAGGGTCCTCGATGAAGAACGGCCGGTAGTCTTCCACCTGCTTGATCATGTTGATGGCCTCGATGGGTTGCACCCGCTCATGGACATCATGAAGCAGCTCGATCTCTTCTCCGCACTGTTTGCGGACTGTCTCGAACATCTTGGGCACTGACTTGAGGTAGCCCATTACATTCATGTAGGCATCGCCTTCATAGCCGAAACCGGCCGTCTTGAAGTCAGGTTTGTCGACGTTGCTGCCCACCCCACCGTACCCGCCCTGCTGGATGCGGATGTACTTGAAGCCCTGCTCCATGAACTTCTTGACGCTGTCGGCGGTGGCTTCGGGGGTGTTACCACCGGCGTGGGTGTAGCAGGGAATGGCGAAGCGGACTTTGCCCCCCAGCAGTTGGTAAACCGGCATCTTGGCTCGTTTGCCTTTGATGTCCCACAGGGCCTGATCCAGCCCCGAGAGGGCGTTGTTGAGCACCGGCCCATTGCGCCAGTAGGAGCTCAC
It encodes:
- a CDS encoding enolase C-terminal domain-like protein, with product MINPDQSRRDTLKMLGFGSSAGLLGLFGGMSTAEAREQQIKPQYGIGTPAVKIKSVKAIATAPQGSNLIVVKVETTEPGLYGLGCATFTQRAAAVVVAINTYLNEFCVGKDVDNIEDMWQSAYVSSYWRNGPVLNNALSGLDQALWDIKGKRAKMPVYQLLGGKVRFAIPCYTHAGGNTPEATADSVKKFMEQGFKYIRIQQGGYGGVGSNVDKPDFKTAGFGYEGDAYMNVMGYLKSVPKMFETVRKQCGEEIELLHDVHERVQPIEAINMIKQVEDYRPFFIEDPFSPENMKWFAQLRQTTTVPIAMGELFNNINEFKEPMVNQWFDYIRIHVSQIGGITPAMKVARLGEWFNVRTAWHGPGDVSPVGHAAHAHIDLAVWNFGIQEAVAFSEKTQAVFSGCPTMDKGYMSVNEVPGLGVDINEKEAAKYPITTKSNWQVRRMDGTIIRP